A section of the Triticum dicoccoides isolate Atlit2015 ecotype Zavitan chromosome 7A, WEW_v2.0, whole genome shotgun sequence genome encodes:
- the LOC119334658 gene encoding uncharacterized protein LOC119334658 — protein MSPSGIPVVGSSISRCLALSGVLTTYGQRLAEFLAVHRLIPSEPQILELPTPPELPEDILMCIFASLETPDLVRAGSVCSSWRSACARLCNLGLFRQTQTPCLLYTSESAGESAAGLFSLVENKSYTLALPDPPIRTRYVIGSNHGWIITADDRSELHLLNPITGDQIALPSVTTIEQVKPIFDDAGALHKYQYSWYTGTPRLVDFPTPSVFSLGELRDYLFEKAFLSSDPSTGDYYVVLKHNPQSQLSFARAGDDRWTWLPPQVNYADCFFKDGLLFALDSRGEVRTFDLSAPVVTQNIVLGRMKAWIEDCNYMYIAQAPCGDLLQVWKSRNCLGWDDEDVSEHGLEDGEDEYISEHKLDDATDLSRLKPEDREDDDVLESELGSDSHVVFTDKFDVFKVDFAATKLEDITSSCDSVMFLGHNQSFCLSADEYPQLKSNHAYFTDEDDAYHHFGSMKSQRDIGVLNLGNCYVERIVSPQLWSNMPAPVWFIPNPRKIHLASHD, from the coding sequence ATGTCGCCGTCTGGAATTCCCGTCGTGGGTAGCAGCATATCCAGGTGTTTGGCCTTGTCTGGTGTGCTGACAACGTACGGACAGAGGCTTGCCGAATTCCTCGCCGTTCACCGTCTGATACCCAGCGAGCCCCAGATCCTGGAGCTGCCGACACCGCCGGAGCTGCCGGAGGACATCCTGATGTGCATATTCGCCAGCCTTGAGACCCCCGACCTCGTCCGGGCAGGCTCCGTCTGCTCATCATGGCGTTCCGCCTGCGCCAGGCTCTGCAATCTTGGGCTCTTCAGGCAGACACAGACACCGTGCCTCCTATACACCTCTGAATCTGCCGGTGAGAGTGCCGCAGGCCTCTTCAGCCTCGTGGAGAACAAATCCTACACATTGGCTCTTCCAGACCCACCTATTCGCACCAGGTATGTGATCGGCTCCAACCATGGTTGGATCATCACCGCCGACGATAGGTCCGAGCTGCACCTCCTCAACCCCATCACCGGTGACCAGATCGCCCTGCCTTCCGTCACCACCATTGAGCAGGTGAAGCCCATCTTTGATGATGCCGGTGCTCTTCACAAGTATCAGTACTCATGGTACACCGGCACTCCACGCCTAGTCGACTTCCCTACGCCCTCGGTCTTTTCGCTTGGCGAGCTGCGGGACTACCTCTTTGAGAAGGCATTTTTGTCGTCTGATCCATCGACTGGAGATTATTATGTGGTACTCAAGCATAATCCGCAGTCACAACTTTCATTTGCAAGAGCAGGGGATGATAGATGGACTTGGTTGCCACCACAAGTTAATTATGCAGATTGTTTCTTTAAGGATGGCCTGCTCTTTGCATTGGATTCACGCGGAGAAGTCCGTACGTTTGATCTCAGTGCACCTGTAGTAACACAAAATATCGTTCTGGGGAGAATGAAGGCTTGGATCGAGGACTGCAACTACATGTACATTGCTCAAGCTCCATGCGGTGATTTGTTGCAAGTTTGGAAGTCAAGAAACTGTTTGGGTTGGGACGATGAGGATGTTTCAGAACATGGGCTTGAGGATGGGGAGGATGAGTACATTTCGGAACACAAGCTTGATGATGCGACAGATCTGTCGAGGCTGAAACCTGAGGATAGGGAGGATGACGATGTTTTGGAATCTGAGTTAGGCTCTGACTCTCATGTGGTCTTCACCGACAAGTTTGACGTATTTAAAGTGGATTTTGCTGCAACAAAACTTGAAGACATAACTAGCTCATGTGACAGTGTGATGTTTCTTGGGCATAATCAATCATTTTGTTTGAGTGCCGATGAATATCCACAGTTAAAGTCCAATCATGCCTATTTTACTGATGAGGATGATGCCTATCATCATTTTGGAAGCATGAAGAGTCAGCGTGATATTGGAGTTCTCAACCTTGGAAATTGCTATGTTGAAAGAATTGTATCACCTCAGCTTTGGTCCAACATGCCAGCCCCTGTGTGGTTTATACCAAATCCCCGGAAGATACATTTAGCATCACATGATTAG